Proteins co-encoded in one Rhopalosiphum maidis isolate BTI-1 chromosome 2, ASM367621v3, whole genome shotgun sequence genomic window:
- the LOC113552635 gene encoding histone-lysine N-methyltransferase SETMAR-like, producing the protein MRDNSFEQRCAIRFCFKLGHSATETFQKLQQAFGDSVLSRAQIFRWFKAFSEGRETIEDEPPSGRPSTAKIDENVIKVRDLVRFDRRLTVRMTGEQLGLTHTTVYQILTNDLEMRKICAKMNVSLLVTSLGFSSTTRKQSVRVKNGTHQLHQGKNRISKSKIKSMLICFFDSHGIVHKEFVPQGQTVNQHFYKEVLEKLRKRVIRVRPNIKNTWVLHHDNAPCHTAISISQFLATKNIPVAPQPPYSPNLSPCDFFLFPRIKIHLKGRHFGTLENIQSSVTDELKAIPVTEFQNCYKQWKHRLQCCVDSQGNYFEGDNVKKSF; encoded by the exons ATGAGAGACAACAGTTTTGAGCAACGGTGTGCTATCCGATTTTGTTTCAAACTTGGACACAGTGCGACAGAAACTTTTCAAAAGCTCCAACAAGCATTTGGAGATAGTGTACTTTCAAGGGCTCAGATTTTTAGGTGGTTTAAGGCATTTTCTGAAGGCAGAGAGACAATTGAAGATGAACCTCCCAGTGGAAGACCTTCAACTGCAAAAATTGATGAAAACGTCATCAAAGTTCGAGATCTTGTCCGATTCGATCGTCGGTTGACGGTCAGAATGACCGGAGAACAGTTAGGATTGACTCACACTACCGTTTATCAAATTTTGACCAATGATTTGGAAATGAGAAAAATTTGTGCAAAAATG AACGTGTCATTACTGGTGACGAGTCTTGGATTTTCGAGTACGACCCGGAAACAAAGCGTCAGAGTCAAGAATGGCACACATCAGCTTCACCAAGGCAAAAATAGGATAAgcaagtcaaaaatcaaaagcaTGCTGATTTGTTTCTTTGATAGCCACGGAATAGTCCACAAGGAATTTGTTCCTCAAGGCCAAACAGTCAACCAACACTTTTATAAAGAAGTTCTTGAAAAACTTCGAAAAAGGGTCATTCGTGTGAGACCAAACATCAAAAACACCTGGGTGCTGCATCATGACAATGCACCTTGTCACACAGCCATTTCAATCAGCCAGTTTTTGGCAACCAAAAATATTCCTGTGGCCCCTCAACCCCCTTATTCACCCAACTTGAGCCCTTGTGACTTTTTTCTCTTTCCACGAATAAAAATTCACCTTAAAGGACGACATTTTGGGACACtagaaaatattcaatcatCTGTGACCGATGAACTGAAAGCTATTCCAGTAACTGAGTTCCAGAACTGCTATAAACAATGGAAACATCGACTCCAGTGCTGTGTGGATTCTCAGGGTAACTACTTTGAAGGAGACAATGTAAAAAAgtcattttag
- the LOC113552636 gene encoding KRAB-A domain-containing protein 2-like, whose protein sequence is MIYLSLCMHYEKKSSNPKRSPVSKPIFHNAFNSQAQVDLIDMQSQSINEFKLIMNCLNDLTKCVLLRPLKSKRTEEIAFNLIDIYTTFGAPAILHSDNGREFVSTIIAELYVMWGDIKIVHGKPRHSQSQGSVK, encoded by the coding sequence ATGATCTATTTAAGTCTCTGTATgcactatgaaaaaaaatcatcgaaTCCAAAGCGAAGCCCAGTTTCTAAACCAATATTTCATAATGCATTCAATTCACAAGCCCAAGTTGACCTTATTGATATGCAAAGTCAAagtattaatgaatttaaattaattatgaattgtcTGAACGATCTAACAAAATGTGTACTACTTAGacctttaaaatcaaaacgtACCGAAGAAAtagcatttaatttaatcgatATTTATACCACATTTGGTGCACCTGCAATACTCCACTCTGACAACGGAAGAGAATTTGTAAGCACTATTATAGCTGAGCTTTATGTGATGTGGGgcgatattaaaatagtacatGGCAAACCAAGGCACAGCCAAAGCCAAGGGTCGGTAAAATGA